atgaagtcccaatagttcatttttgtttttgtttcttttgccttcttggatgtatcttgtaagaagttactgtggctgggttcaaaaagggtgttgcctgtgttctcctctaggattttaatggaatcttgtctcacatttagatctctcatccattttgagtttattatctttgtgtatggtgcaagagagtggtctagtttcattcttctgcatgtggatgtccaattttcccaacaccatttattgaagagactgtctttcttccagtggagagtctttcctcctttattgaatattagttggccataaagtttagggtccactactgggttctctattctgttccattgatctatgtgtctgtttttgtgccagtaccacactgtcttgatgaccacagctttgtagtacaacctgaaatctggcattgtgatgcccccagctatggttttcttttttaaaattcccctggctatttggggtcttttctgattccacacaaatcttaataatttgttctaactctctgaagaaagtccatggtattttgatagggattgcatcaagcgtgtaaattgccctgggttacattgacattttcacaatattaattctgccaatccatgaggatggaatatttttccatctctttgtgtcttcctcaatttctttcagaagtgttctatagtttttagggtatagatcctttacctctttaattaggtttattcctaggtatcttatgcttttgggtgcaattgtaaatgggtgcaaattataaatgttaatttctctttcttcagtctcattgttagtgtatagaaatgccactgatttctgggaattgattttgtatcttgccacactgccaaattgctatatgacttctagcaatcttggggtggggtcttgggttttctatgtagagtatcatgtcatcagcgaagagggagagtttgacttcttctttgccaatttgaatgccttttatgtctttttgttgtctgattgctgaggctaggacttctagtactatgttgaatagcagtggtgagagtggacatccctgtcttgttcctgatcttagggggaaggctcccagtgcttccccattgagaattatatttgctgtgggtttttcatagatggcttttaagatgttgaggaatgttccctctatccctacactctgaagagttttgatcaggaatggatgctgtattttgtcaaatgctttctctgcatctaatgagaggatcatatgattcttggtttttctcttgctgatatgatgaatcacattgattgtatTCATTCTTCACTAAGGCAGTCCTGAGACTGCCTGAGTTCTGAGAATAGaattattcttctattttaaacTGATCACTTTGAGTCAAGCTTCTCAGGAaggcaaatgaagaaaatggaacatATACATTGCTCTTACGATTGCAGGAACATTGCTTTATCTAGAgattgtattctttatttttttctccgcATTTTTCAGGTACTGACattcaaattttgtttcttttttttttttttaacagatccTGCCGCAGGTTTATTTGTACAAATAGCACAGGAGGACACCAGGCCCATGCAGACAGAAGCCCAGGGGTCATACCAGTCCTTCCGTCCTCACACTGGCAGGCAGAAGCCTCTACACTGGAGCCTTTGTGGGGGCCTGGGCACCTTTGGGAGCCTGCGCTGCAGGAGTAGAAGCAGGAGTAGAAGCAGGAGCTGGAGCCGGAGCCGGGGTTGCAGCTGCAGCCTGGGCCTTGGTTTgagccttggccttggcctttgGCCGGCAGAGCCTGAGACCTTTGGCAATGCGGGCACGAGCACGTTTCCCGAGCTTGGGGTGGGCGATGTAGGCAAGTCGATTGAGCTTGCGGCTGCCGCCCTTTGGGATCTTGGGCTTAACCTCCTTGGGCTTGACAAGAGCCTTGATAGCCTCAGCACGCGCAGCCATGGCCTTGGCATTGTTGGCCTGCATCTTCTTCAGGCCCTTCTTGTTGTGCTTCTTGGCCAAGCGCATGTTCCTCAGGAACTTGGGGTCTACCCCCTTAAGAGATTCGTATCTTTGTGACCGAGGTTTCTTGATGCCATTTCTGTGCCATTTTCGTGACTGGTTGTGCGTGGTGTGGTTCTTGGACTTGGCCATGTCTGCACCAAAGCCCGCGGCTCCCCGAGCCCAAATTTtgtttcaattaaaatttaaaacatttgcaaatgcaGTTACAAGAAACAAGTAGATGAGCCTTAactccccccctcctccttttaCTAATCTCTAAACTTGGAAGTGAGCTAATTAATGTGGATCAACTCTGAGGACACTTGTCTCTATAATTTGAAATGAGCAGATTTTAAAGAACAGTGGGGCCAAGATATCATTTGCCGATGAAGGCAGAGGAATACAAGTAATTTCTGGACAGAGATGTTCTTTTTTAGTGAAAAACCACCACCGTGCTGCCACCAACAAAATGCAACTCTCAAATAAGAGTACT
The genomic region above belongs to Vulpes lagopus strain Blue_001 chromosome 3, ASM1834538v1, whole genome shotgun sequence and contains:
- the LOC121486696 gene encoding 60S ribosomal protein L29-like yields the protein MAKSKNHTTHNQSRKWHRNGIKKPRSQRYESLKGVDPKFLRNMRLAKKHNKKGLKKMQANNAKAMAARAEAIKALVKPKEVKPKIPKGGSRKLNRLAYIAHPKLGKRARARIAKGLRLCRPKAKAKAQTKAQAAAATPAPAPAPASTPASTPAAQAPKGAQAPTKAPV